The following are from one region of the Aspergillus luchuensis IFO 4308 DNA, chromosome 4, nearly complete sequence genome:
- a CDS encoding oleate hydratase (COG:S;~EggNog:ENOG410PVR9;~InterPro:IPR010354,IPR036188;~PFAM:PF06100;~go_function: GO:0050151 - oleate hydratase activity [Evidence IEA];~go_function: GO:0071949 - FAD binding [Evidence IEA];~go_process: GO:0006631 - fatty acid metabolic process [Evidence IEA]), with amino-acid sequence MPPFNDACMEELLSLVPSRTKSNQSVLEDLDEFWATEAIKDHPHTRFLTRHKHSLERIDAKRASLGLRDRVDLFMLVSKSDKSLGRSRICDHFSKSFFKSCYWMLLSTTFGIKPVHSAAEFRRYLQHYMHSIHEIHRRRKLDGGRFNRHESIVAPVAQFLRSRGVDFRFHTTVTDIITTPSSSDPHRVSAIKAIHENEPEQTINLGPRDIVLVSLGSVMSGSTTGTNTSPPSLELMEIEKDLDENWLLWLELSTKNPIFGNAYNFCTRMGESRLESFTVTFSSPEFFNRFTALTGDKAGSGTFVTLKDTPWLLSINLPQQPLFPDQPAHMQVLWGYAMYPEREGDYVKKPMLECSGQEIMEEILKQLNFPVQGILDHSITLPCVVPRAAATLLPRLRGDRPQVIPPGIDNLGLIGQFVDIPGEVAVTMDYSVRSAQTAVRQLMGLETHKTVSKRSSAISLRAL; translated from the exons ATGCCTCCATTCAACGATGCCTGCATGGAAGAACTCCTCTCCCTGGTTCCCTCTAGGACAAAGTCAAACCAGTCTGTCCTAGAAGACCTTGACGAGTTCTGGGCCACCGAAGCCATCAAAGATCATCCTCATACTCGCTTCCTCACCCGTCACAAACATAGTCTTGAACGCATTGACGCCAAACGAGCGAGTTTAGGACTGCGCGACCGCGTGGACCTGTTCATGCTGGTTTCAAAATCGGACAAGTCCCTGGGCCGCTCGCGCATCTGTGACCATTTCAGCAAAAGCTTCTTCAAAAGCTGCTACTGGATGCTACTTTCCACGAC CTTTGGTATAAAGCCTGTCCATAGTGCAGCCGAGTTCCGGCGCTATCTTCAACACTACATGCACAGCATCCACGAGATCCACCGTCGCCGGAAGCTAGATGGTGGCCGTTTCAACCGGCACGAGTCTATCGTCGCACCGGTCGCTCAATTTCTGCGGTCCCGGGGCGTAGACTTCCGCTTCCACACGACAGTCACTgatatcatcaccaccccttCAAGCAGCGACCCGCACCGGGTATCAGCCATCAAAGCCATACATGAAAATGAGCCCGAGCAGACGATAAACCTAGGGCCGCGGGACATCGTGTTGGTGTCACTAGGCTCGGTTATGTCCGGCTCCACAACGGGCACCAATACGTCCCCACCATCCCTGGAACTAATGGAGATCGAGAAAGACTTAGACGAGAACTGGCTTCTGTGGCTAGAGCTGTCCACTAAAAACCCTATTTTCGGGAATGCATACAACTTCTGCACACGCATGGGAGAGTCCCGCCTCGAATCCTTCACCGTCACCTTTTCCTCCCCCGAGTTCTTCAACCGTTTTACCGCCCTCACCGGCGACAAAGCAGGAAGCGGCACTTTCGTCACCCTCAAAGACACTCCCTGGCTCCTCAGCATCAATCTCCCCCAGCAGCCTCTATTCCCCGATCAACCTGCGCACATGCAGGTGCTCTGGGGCTACGCAATGTACCCCGAGCGGGAGGGCGACTACGTCAAGAAACCCATGCTCGAATGCTCGGGACAAGAAATCATGGAAGAGATATTAAAACAACTGAATTTCCCAGTGCAGGGGATCCTAGACCACTCGATTACCCTACCCTGCGTGGTTCCCCGAGCAGCGGCAACACTGTTGCCCCGCTTGCGCGGCGATCGACCACAAGTGATACCCCCGGGGATCGACAATCTCGGACTCATTGGCCAATTCGTGGACATCCCGGGAGAGGTGGCCGTGACGATGGATTACAGTGTGCGGTCAGCACAGACGGCGGTACGCCAGCTAATGGGGCTGGAAACGCACAAGACAGTATCCAAGCGAAGTTCCGCGATCAGTCTGCGGGCTTTGTAG
- a CDS encoding uncharacterized protein (COG:S;~EggNog:ENOG410PFNI;~InterPro:IPR033310,IPR006166,IPR042530;~PFAM:PF02732;~go_component: GO:0005634 - nucleus [Evidence IEA];~go_component: GO:0048476 - Holliday junction resolvase complex [Evidence IEA];~go_function: GO:0003677 - DNA binding [Evidence IEA];~go_function: GO:0004518 - nuclease activity [Evidence IEA];~go_process: GO:0006281 - DNA repair [Evidence IEA]): protein MPEVIDLLSSTPPPPIERREQLSIRRAHSHPPVVPASDSIFSDEIDLSAFTYDNPIEQPAKRRRLSHEITPAKEVPLPPAKNSLFLFSDDDIILSSDGPAPAKPPAWNGESDPIVFTSSAPETRHNLPVRPAISSRDINPITIDDEDDNISNVTRNNRLRREEIQVSSDQLDFPDVDDLLDVAQRVEANAFSSRTANLLATLEDRSRGSNDDSVSRSTRGRKQQDQSDDIEVEEMPPPRRPQRKTTKVTNEEKEAKAREREVAKAQRERDKQLEKERKQKAKEDKAREKQLAADIAEVNKLKVDKKDSTHEMLIDLASTFTDTSLGNQTSELMRLLKVDLTFFPSAIPNIVKWRRKVRATYNDSLGHWEPCALHIREEEEHVLCLIAAQDFIDMIVPPPTSEPRNAVSDHVQRLKSAYPKSRPIYLIEGLTSLMRKNNNAQNRAYQAAVRRQFEDTSARPSGRRKQQQPETITPIDSDTVEDALLDLQVTHSCLIHHTSSPAESAEWIKNFTEYISTVPYRRERMDLNDSAFCMDVGQVKPGENRSDAFVKMLQEVNRVTASMAYGIATQYPSAMDLVNAMRKHGPGLLEDVKKSANKNGALTDSRIGPAVSRRLYKVFMGMDPTSTDI from the exons ATGCCAGAGGTCATcgacctcctctcctccacccctccGCCCCCGATAGAAAGACGCGAGCAGCTGTCTATCCGCAGGGCTCATTCACATCCGCCTGTGGTGCCCGCCTCGgactccatcttctccgacGAGATCGATCTCTCCGCATTTACCTACGATAACCCGATTGAGCAGCCCGCTAAACGACGACGCTTGAGCCATGAGATTACACCCGCTAAAGAAGTACCGCTGCCACCAGCAAAGAATtcgctcttccttttctccgaTGACGACATAATCTTATCCTCGGACGGTCCCGCCCCTGCGAAACCTCCGGCCTGGAATGGAGAATCCGACCCGATCGTTTTTACCTCGTCGGCGCCTGAAACAAGACACAATCTACCAGTCAGACCAGCCATATCATCGCGTGATATCAACCCTATTACgattgacgatgaagatgacaatATTTCCAACGTCACCCGGAACAACCGACTACGGAGGGAGGAAATCCAAGTGTCCAGCGACCAACTTGATTTCCCAGACGTCGACGATTTACTTGATGTAGCTCAGCGAGTGGAAGCAAATGCATTTTCAAGCCGGACAGCGAATCTGCTAGCAACCCTGGAAGACCGTTCTCGCGGCAGCAATGACGACTCGGTATCACGATCGACGAGGGGCCGCAAGCAGCAGGATCAGAGCGATGACATAGAGGTCGAAGAGATGCCACCACCGCGGAGGCCCCAGCGCAAAACCACCAAGGTTACaaacgaggagaaggaggctaAAGCCAGAGAGCGCGAGGTGGCCAAGGCGCAAAGAGAGCGAGATAAACAACTCGAAAAGGAGCGCAAACAGAAAGCCAAGGAGGATAAAGCCCGCGAAAAGCAACTGGCAGCGGACATTGCTGAGGTCAACAAACTCAAGGTGGACAAGAAGGATTCCACGCATGAGATGCTAATTGACCTCGCCTCTACATTTACCGACACAAGTCTCGGAAACCAAACATCAGAGCTCATGCGTCTTCTCAAAGTCGATCTCACATTCTTCCCCAGTGCCATCCCAAATATCGTCAAGTGGCGTCGCAAGGTCCGAGCTACATATAATGACTCTCTTGGACACTGGGAACCGTGCGCGCTTCACATccgtgaggaagaggagcatgTGTTGTGCTTAATAGCGGCCCAGGACTTTATCGATATGATCGtgcctcctccaacctccgAACCAAGAAACGCTGTCAGCGACCACGTTCAACGCTTGAAATCTGCCTACCCAAAGTCTCGGCCGATCTATTTGATTGAAGGTCTAACGAGTCTGATGCGGAAGAATAACAATGCGCAAAACAGAGCCTACCAAGCTGCTGTGCGACGACAATTTGAAGACACCTCTGCTCGTCCGTCAGGTCGGAGGAAACAACAGCAACCCGAAACTATCACACCTATAGACAGCGATACGGTCGAAGACGCTCTGCTCGATCTGCAGGTGACCCACTCGTGCCTAATCCATCACACAAGCTCCCCCGCAGAATCCGCAGAATGGATCAAGAATTTCACCGAGTATATTTCCACTGTGCCTTATCGCCGTGAGCGGATGGACCTAAATGACTCCGCATTCTGTATGGATGTGGGACAAGTCAAGCCCGGCGAGAACCGGTCCGACGCATTTGTCAAGATGCTCCAGGAGGTGAACCGAGTCACGGCATCAATGGCATATGGCATTGCGACACAATACCCAAGTGCGATGGATTTGGTGAATGCGATGAGGAAACACGGACCGGGATTGCTTGAAGATGTCAAG AAATCAGCAAACAAAAATGGCGCCCTCACCGACTCGCGCATCGGACCGGCCGTGAGTAGACGATTGTATAAAGTATTCATGGGAATGGATCCGACGTCGACCGACATATGA